In a single window of the Pontibacter russatus genome:
- a CDS encoding TetR/AcrR family transcriptional regulator — MATNIHLTLDHNSYLREPESTELGRRIISESIRMIDALGFEQFTFKKLGAEIGSTEASVYRYFENKHKLLVYLVSWYWAWVDYTVTFQTHNIADPRQRLRRALYILTKAGQDDDPNVAYIDERILYRIVVAESSKVYHTKEVDAENKEGYFLEIKRLCRRLAQMVLEVNPAYKYPHALISTVMEAAHQQMYFARHLPSLTEIKEAQHPEEETMHFLEHLLFSAIDSTPQLSKQQTHG; from the coding sequence ATGGCCACCAACATACACCTCACCCTGGATCATAACTCTTACCTGCGCGAGCCAGAGAGCACGGAACTGGGCAGAAGGATTATCTCGGAAAGCATCAGGATGATTGATGCACTGGGTTTTGAGCAATTCACTTTTAAGAAACTGGGAGCGGAAATAGGTTCTACAGAGGCCTCCGTTTACCGCTATTTCGAGAACAAGCACAAGCTGCTGGTGTATCTCGTCTCGTGGTACTGGGCCTGGGTAGACTACACGGTTACGTTCCAGACGCACAACATCGCGGACCCGCGCCAGCGCCTGCGCAGGGCGCTGTATATACTGACAAAGGCTGGGCAGGACGATGACCCGAATGTGGCCTATATAGACGAGCGCATCCTGTACCGCATTGTGGTGGCGGAGTCGTCTAAAGTGTACCACACCAAGGAGGTGGATGCCGAAAACAAAGAAGGTTACTTCCTGGAGATAAAGCGCCTCTGCCGCCGCCTGGCGCAGATGGTACTCGAAGTAAACCCGGCTTACAAATACCCGCATGCGCTCATCAGCACCGTCATGGAGGCGGCACACCAGCAAATGTACTTTGCCAGGCACCTGCCCTCGCTCACAGAGATAAAGGAGGCGCAGCATCCAGAAGAGGAGACAATGCACTTCCTGGAGCACCTGCTGTTCTCGGCCATAGATAGTACACCACAACTAAGCAAGCAGCAAACCCATGGCTAA
- a CDS encoding DEAD/DEAH box helicase has translation MKFEDYRISEEIKKSLDKLGFRKPTDIQFKAIPPIMKGEDVLAIAQTGTGKTAAFAIPVLDRLQFGKNRRREDGIKCVVMVPTRELALQITEVFEQIGRGTRVKTFCVYGGVEQGPQIAKLEAGIDILVATPGRLFDLVSQGYIRLERVEILVLDEADHMLDLGFIHDIRQLITKLPRKRQTLFFSATINETIKELAYSLVNKPVRIQISPKDPVSRNVDHSVMYMDMDDKRYFLERVVKENPDKKILVFVRTKVRAERVMKAMERVGIQSMTIHGDKEQKDRLDAMKKFKKGDVKLLIATDVSARGIDIPSVEYVVNYDLPEQPENYVHRVGRTGRGTAKGIAVSFCSPEEKPILDEIQTYLTKDIKVLEVDKDDYEATIDFSAAATYDWKALLREAEETDEKIKASKAKKAKAKAKKKKK, from the coding sequence ATGAAGTTCGAAGATTACCGCATCTCCGAGGAAATAAAAAAGAGCCTGGACAAACTGGGCTTCCGGAAGCCGACCGATATCCAGTTCAAAGCCATTCCGCCGATCATGAAGGGGGAGGATGTGCTGGCCATCGCCCAGACCGGCACGGGCAAGACGGCGGCCTTCGCCATTCCGGTGCTCGACAGGCTGCAGTTCGGCAAAAACCGCCGCCGCGAGGACGGCATCAAGTGCGTGGTGATGGTACCGACGCGCGAGCTGGCGCTGCAGATTACGGAGGTGTTTGAGCAGATCGGCCGCGGCACCCGCGTCAAAACCTTCTGTGTATATGGCGGGGTGGAGCAGGGGCCGCAAATCGCGAAACTGGAGGCGGGCATTGACATACTGGTGGCCACGCCGGGCCGCTTGTTCGACCTCGTGAGCCAGGGCTATATCCGGCTGGAGCGCGTGGAGATACTGGTGCTCGACGAGGCCGACCATATGCTGGACCTGGGCTTCATCCACGACATCCGGCAACTCATCACCAAGCTCCCGCGCAAGCGCCAGACGCTGTTTTTCTCGGCCACCATCAACGAAACCATCAAGGAACTGGCCTACTCGCTGGTGAACAAGCCGGTGCGCATCCAGATCTCCCCGAAAGACCCGGTGTCGAGGAACGTGGACCACTCGGTGATGTACATGGACATGGACGACAAACGCTACTTCCTGGAGCGCGTGGTGAAGGAAAATCCGGACAAGAAAATCCTAGTGTTTGTGCGCACCAAGGTGCGGGCCGAGCGGGTGATGAAGGCGATGGAGCGCGTGGGCATCCAGAGCATGACCATCCACGGCGACAAAGAGCAGAAAGACCGCCTCGACGCCATGAAAAAGTTCAAGAAAGGCGACGTGAAACTGCTGATCGCCACCGATGTGAGCGCGCGCGGCATCGACATCCCCAGCGTGGAGTACGTGGTGAACTACGACTTGCCGGAGCAGCCCGAGAACTACGTACACCGTGTGGGCCGCACCGGCCGCGGCACCGCCAAAGGCATCGCCGTGTCGTTCTGCAGCCCCGAGGAAAAGCCCATTCTGGACGAGATCCAGACTTACCTGACCAAAGACATCAAGGTGCTGGAGGTGGACAAGGACGACTACGAGGCCACCATCGACTTCAGCGCCGCCGCCACATACGACTGGAAAGCCCTGCTGCGGGAGGCCGAGGAAACCGATGAGAAAATAAAAGCCTCCAAGGCCAAAAAAGCGAAAGCCAAGGCGAAGAAAAAGAAGAAGTAA